A region from the Branchiostoma floridae strain S238N-H82 chromosome 9, Bfl_VNyyK, whole genome shotgun sequence genome encodes:
- the LOC118423077 gene encoding single-minded homolog 2-like isoform X4 — protein sequence MKEKSKNAARTRREKENYEFSLLAKLLPLPSAITSQLDKASIIRLTTSYLKMRAVFPEGLGDVWGQRSSSSSAMDAIGKELGSHLLQVNSRLLQTLDGFLFVVAPDGKIMYISETASVHLGLSQVELTGNSIYEYIHPADHEEMAAILTVHQPIHTHIMTDFELERSFFIRLKCVLAKRNAGLTCGGYKVIHCSGYLKIKQYTMDMAPYEGCYQNIGLVAVGHSLPPSAITEIKLYSNMFMFRASLDLKLIFLDAKVAQLTGYEPQDLIEKTLYHYVHGSDIFHLRYSHHLLLMKGQVTTKYYRFMAKNGGWVWIQSYATIVHNSRSSRPHCIVSVNYVLSDLETKDLQLSMEQCTQRSTFGIGFIQDKARSGKSRVVKSSKSSRLSRMSPYPQVSTQPDFYSGMESSMVAQQLSPCEVPPPVHAYTAAMAYPAHEGLDRCGTMYTGYSSHPYDSSCVYPFAGMDTCGHYMEERSHSSSQRTYHFDEERYYATQESATGLWPAHRHVTVRQEEAMMPGKFHMGHPDDRSYFTGHCRASCCEPKRSTDQYTDRRPSSRHSDWSDHSRPQASDTRLTHGRGTTPGSSSSDGDATIPEDSRQQGVGRDYHGSSKIDSLIRATQQLINEEEQVKKTQEEAQSKSKNAGTKDRHAAVASGKSPNCDAQSPVTRLASQPDSRHGSPYPLDCTSRGQTEINGSPNCNGDERFSKSCRSEKDSSGYSTSLHHLSNMVETRGRGMRLGSDTPTNGFISSTERAFKDQLNSIERDMRPYKASYSTYIPDTDRGGYTSDYRGYSYVHSPEARYYPPSIHGSLHDGQSEKTKNACSYSSSYNDLLANNYVYC from the exons GACTGGGAGATGTGTGGGGCCAGAGAAGTAGCAGCAGTAGCGCGATGGATGCGATAGGCAAAGAGCTCGGCTCGCACCTACTACAGGTAAACTCGCGACTCCTGCAG ACGTTAGACGGTTTCCTCTTCGTAGTCGCACCAGACGGCAAGATCATGTACATATCGGAGACAGCGTCAGTACACCTGGGGTTATCACAG GTGGAGCTGACAGGGAACAGTATCTACGAGTACATCCACCCTGCTGACCATGAGGAGATGGCGGCTATCCTGACTGTTCATCAACCCATCCACACACATATCATGACAG ATTTTGAGTTGGAGAGATCCTTCTTCATCAGACTGAAATGTGTTCTCGCGAAGAGGAATGCTGGACTAACGTGTGGAGGGTACAAG GTTATCCACTGTAGCGGCTATCTGAAGATTAAACAGTACACAATGGACATGGCTCCGTATGAAGGCTGTTACCAGAACATCGGGCTGGTGGCGGTAGGACACTCCCTCCCTCCGAGCGCCATCACGGAGATCAAGTTGTACAGCAACATGTTCATGTTCCGAGCTAGTCTGGACCTCAAACTCATCTTCCTGGACGCCAA GGTGGCCCAGCTGACTGGCTATGAACCGCAGGACCTGATAGAGAAGACTCTGTACCACTACGTGCACGGCAGTGACATCTTCCACCTCAGATACTCTCACCATCTAT TACTGATGAAGGGTCAGGTGACCACGAAGTACTACCGGTTCATGGCTAAGAACGGCGGCTGGGTGTGGATCCAGAGCTACGCCACCATCGTGCACAACAGCAGATCCTCCAGGCCGCACTGCATCGTCAGCGTCAACTATGTCCTCAG TGATCTTGAGACGAAGGACCTCCAGCTGTCCATGGAGCAGTGTACGCAGCGGAGCACGTTCGGCATCGGCTTTATCCAGGACAAGGCGAGGAGCGGCAAGTCACGAGTCGTCAAGTCGTCCAAGTCGTCACGACTCTCCCGGATGTCCCCCTACCCACAGGTTTCTACACAGCCTGACTTCTACTCGGGCATGGAGAGCTCCATGGTCGCCCAGCAGCTCTCACCTTGTGAGGTGCCACCACCTGTCCACGCGTACACTGCTGCAATGGCCTATCCAGCGCACGAAGGTCTAGATAGATGTGGCACGATGTACACAGGGTACAGTAGTCACCCTTACGACAGTTCCTGTGTCTATCCGTTTGCTGGGATGGACACGTGTGGACATTACATGGAGGAGAGATCGCACTCCAGCTCTCAGAGGACATATCATTTTGACGAGGAACGGTACTATGCGACGCAGGAGTCAGCAACGGGCCTGTGGCCGGCACACAGACACGTCACTGTACGGCAGGAGGAGGCGATGATGCCCGGGAAATTTCACATGGGGCATCCGGACGATAGAAGCTACTTCACGGGGCACTGTCGGGCATCTTGCTGCGAACCAAAACGGTCCACGGACCAATACACGGACCGACGACCAAGCTCTCGCCACTCGGACTGGTCAGACCACAGTCGGCCTCAGGCTTCAGACACTCGGCTGACGCACGGCCGGGGCACGACGCCCGGGTCAAGCTCGTCGGACGGGGACGCGACCATCCCCGAGGACTCGCGACAGCAGGGCGTCGGGAGAGACTATCACGGGTCCAGTAAGATCGACTCCCTGATCCGCGCGACGCAACAGCTCATCAACGAAGAGGAGCAGGTGAAAAAGACGCAGGAGGAGGCTCAGTCCAAGTCAAAAAACGCGGGCACGAAGGACCGCCACGCGGCGGTCGCCTCTGGTAAGTCCCCGAACTGCGACGCCCAGTCGCCTGTCACCAGGTTGGCGAGCCAACCCGACAGCAGGCACGGGTCCCCCTACCCCTTAGACTGTACATCGAGAGGACAGACCGAAATCAACGGCTCGCCAAACTGTAATGGAGACGAGCGGTTCTCCAAGAGCTGCAGATCAGAGAAAGACTCCAGCGGCTACTCCACCTCCCTGCACCACCTAAGCAACATGGTGGAGACGCGAGGCCGGGGCATGAGGCTGGGGTCCGACACTCCCACCAACGGCTTCATCAGCTCCACAGAGCGCGCCTTCAAGGATCAGCTGAACTCGATAGAGAGAGACATGAGGCCGTACAAGGCTAGCTACAGTACGTACATCCCTGACACGGACCGGGGAGGGTACACGTCAGACTACCGCGGCTACAGCTACGTACACAGTCCCGAGGCGCGCTACTACCCACCAAGCATCCACGGGAGCCTGCACGATGGACAATCCGAAAAGACGAAAAACGCTTGCTCTTACTCTAGTAGTTACAACGACTTGCTAGCCAATAACTATGTATATTGTTAA